From Trichoderma atroviride chromosome 1, complete sequence, one genomic window encodes:
- a CDS encoding mitochondrial 54S ribosomal protein mL53, with translation MITKFMTEVTAKFNPFSTCAKPARLFLTFLPPNVRANGTVVNTALLPRDSAESSSLRVKFKDGKEMDFNCSKINIKGLVEEVDRHSRQLQKAADLSE, from the exons ATGATTACCAAGTTCATGACCGAGGTCACGGCCAAATTCAACCCCTTCTCGACATGCGCTAAGCCCGCTCGCCTGTTCCTGACTTTCCTCCCGCCAAACGTTCGTGCCAACGGAACGGTCGTCAACACGGCTCTGCTGCCGAGAGATTCTGCAGAGAGCAGCTCATTAAGAGTCAAATTCA AGGATGGCAAGGAAATGGACTTCAACTGCTCAAAAATCAACATCAAGGGTTTAGTCGAGGAGGTCGACCGTCACTCGCGCCAACTACAAAAGGCCGCAGATTTGTCCGAGTAA